TTGTCGCCTGGCCTCGTCCATGCGCACCGTCTCATTCCCCAGGATCCACCGGACAGCCCCGACCCAGGACACCTCTCACCGAATTCGCTTACCGGCACGGTCAGTTCACCGTCAAGAGCCTTGACAGGGGATTGGTCTAGTCCAAATATGGTCGCTGTTCGTCCCGGTCAGGGGCGGCTTCTCTCCTCTCAGCATGGGAGCGTCAATGAGACGACCTGGGCCTCTTCGCGCGTCGCTGTCCTGCGCGGCCGTAACCGCCTTGTCCGCCGGGCTTGTCGGTCTCGGCGGGGGTGACGCGAGTGCGACGCACCGCGTGCCGCCCATGCCGGACCACGTGGCCGCGCCGTACTTCGAGGCGTGGACCGGCGAGAGCCCGGCGGCACTCGCCGCCGCGTCCGGGAACAAGTACCTGACGATGGCCTTCCTCCAGACCGAGGCGGCCGGTTCGTGCACGGCGTACTGGAACGGTCTGCCCGCCCAGCCGATCTCCAGGTCGACTTTCGGCGAGGACATCGCCACGATCCAGGCGCGCAGCGGCAACGTCATACCGTCCTTCGGCGGCTACAGCGCGGACACCACGAACACCGAACTGGCCGACAGCTGCACGGATGTCGACGCCATCGCCAAGGTCTACGAGAGCCTGGTCACGACCTACGGGGTGAGCCGGATCGACCTCGACATCGAGGCCGACTCCATCAACAACACGGCCGGTATCGACCGCCGCAACAAGGCGATCGCGAAGGTGCAGCGCTGGGCCCAACACACGGGCCGCAGCGTGGAGTTCTCCTACACGCTGCCGACGACGACCACCGGTCTCGCGCCCAACGGCGTCGCCCTGCTGCAGAACGCGGTCGACAACGGCGCGCGCGTGGACGTCGTCAACATCATGACGTTCGACTACTACGACGGCGCCGCCCACGACATGGCGGAGGACACCAAGACCGCCGCGACCGGCCTGCACTCCCAACTCGCCGCCCTCTACCCGAAGAAGAACCCGGCGAAGCTGTGGAAGATGATCGGCGTCACCGAGATGCCCGGCATCGACGACTTCGGTCCGGCGGAGACCTTCACCACGCAGAACGCGGTCACGGTGAAGAAGTGGGCCGTCGCCCGGGGCATCAACACCCTCTCGTTCTGGGCACTTCAGCGCGACAACGGCAATTGCGTGGGCACCGGGGGCGCCAACAACTGCTCCGGGATCGCGCAGGACACCTGGTACTTCAGCCACACCTTCAAGTCGTTCACGCGCGACTTCGGCGACCACCACTAGCGGTTCGGCGGACTGCGTGTCGCCGCCTCCCCCGGGGCGGCGGCGTCGCGTCAGTCCCGCATCATCTCGCGCACCAGGGGCGCGACCTTGGTTCCGTAGAGCTCGATGTTGGTCATGAGGGCGTCGTGGGGCATGCCGGTGATGCCGTACTTCAGGTTGAAGCGGGTCGCGTCGAGGGTCTTCAGGGTGTCCGCGATCTTGCGGGCGACGGTCTCGGGCGAACCGACGTGCAGGGCGCCGCCGGGGCCGACGTCCCGCATGAGGCTCTCGCGGGTCGGGGTGCGGAAGCCGCGTTCCCGCGCCACGCTCGCGATCAGCTGCTGGAAGGCCGGCACGAACTCCTCCACCGCCTGTTCGTCGGTGGCGGCGACATGGCCGGGCGCGTGCACGCCGATGGGTCGCGCGGGGTGGCCGAACTCGGCCAGTGCCCGCCGGAACAGCTCGGAGAACGGGGCGAAACGGGCCACGTCGCCGCCGATGATCGCCAGCATCAGGGAGAACCCGTACTGGGCGGTGCGGACGACCGACTGCGGGCTGCCGCCGACGCCGATCCAGGTGGGGATCGAGCCCGTCTCGCTGTGCGGGTGGACGGAGACGCCGTCGAGGGCGGCCCGGGTGGTCCCGGACCAGGTGACGGGCTTCTCCTTGAGCAGTTCGGCGAAGAGGGCGACCTTCTCCTCGAACAGCTCCTCGTAGTCCTTCAGGTCGTAGCCGAAGAGCGGGAACGACTCGGTGCTCGATCCTCTGCCGAGGATGACTTCGGCGCGGCCCGCGGAAACGCCGTCGAGGGTGGCGTAGCGCTGGAAGACGCGGACGGGGTCGTCCGAACTGATCACGGTCACGGCCGAGTTGAGGTGGATGCGCTCGGTGCGCGCGGCGATGGCCGCGAGGACGACGTCGGCGGCGGACAGGGGCATCGCCTCGGTGTGGTGCTCGCCTATGCCGAAGTGGTCGACGCCTACCTGGTCGGCGAGGACGCCTTCCTCGACGAGACGGCGGATGGCCTGGCCGTGGGTCAGCGGCTTGCCCGCGGTGTCGTTCGTGACGTCACCGAAGGTGTCCAGGCCGAGCGTGATGTCGAAGGGGGTGGTCGGGGTGCTCATCTCATGCTCCTTGGGTCTGCTCGGCGGGTCAGGTGGCGATACGGCGCATCACGCCGAGGAGCCGGGTCAGGTCGGCGGCCTCGACGTGGTCGAGGACATGGCGCCGGACGCTGGACAGATGGGCGGGCCATGCCTCCTGGAGGCGGGCGAGGCCCTGGTCGGTGAGGACGGCGTTCCAGCCGCGGGCGTCCTCGGCGCACCGCTCCCGGCCGACCAGTCGCTGGATCTCCAGGCGGGTGACGACGCGGGTCATGCCGCTCAGCGAGAGGTTGCAGACGTTCGCCAGCTCGCTCATGCGCATGCGCCGGTCGGTGGCCTCGGAGAGGTGCATGAGGGTCGTGTACTCGGACAGCGGCAGGCGCTGCTCGCGCATCATGTCGGCGTCCACGGCCCGGGGCAGGACGAGCATCACCCGCGCGAGCTCGCGCACCAGCTCTTCCTCGGGCGGGCTCATGGGGCGCAGTGGCTGCTCGGGCGTGGTCATGCCACCAGTTTACTTGATTGACGAAACAAGCAAATGGGCCGAACGGTGGGGCGGGGCGGACCTGCGGTGCTCACCGGCCGGGAGGGATCTCCTCGGTCGTGGTCGCGTGGCCGTGGTAGCGCAGCAGAAGCATCGCGGCGTCGTCGTGGAGCGGTCCGGCCGTGTGGCGGACCAGGTCCTCGCGCAGGGAGTCCAGGGCGCTCTGCGCGTCGGGCTCCTTCAGCAGATGCGCCCGCTCGCCCAGCGGATAGAACGTGCCGTGGCCGTCGCGGGCCTCGGTGACGCCGTCGGTGTAGAGCAGCAGTTGCTCGCCCGGCGCGAAGCGCACGGAGAACGGCTTGGGGTTCTCGCTGCCCTGCGCGCCGCCCAGGCCGAGCGGCGGGGCGTAGGAGGGCGGGACGGGGAAGTCGGCGGTGCCGTTGCGCCGTACGACCATCGGGGGCGGGTGGCCGTAGTTGAGGAAGAGCACCTCGTGGTCCGTGCCGATCTCGGCGAGGACGGCGGTCACGAACTTCTCGTCGGACAGCACGCGGGAGACGCTGCGCTCCAGGCGTTCGCCGAGTCCGACGAGGTCGGGTTCGTCGTGCGCGGCCTCGCGGAACGCGCCGAGGACCACGGCGGCCGTCTCCACGGCGGCCAGCCCCTTGCCCTGTACGTCGCCGACGATGACCCGCACGCCGTGCGGAGAGGCGACCACCTCGTACAGGTCGCCGCCGATACGGGCCTCCGCGACGGCCGAGGTGTACGACACCGCCGCCTGCAGGGGTCCGGCGGTCAGCGGCACGGGCCGTAGCAGAACCCGCTGCGCGACCTCCGCGATGGAGCGCACGCTGGCGAGTTCGGCCTCGCGGCGGCCGCGCATCACGGCGGCGGCGATGCCCGCGCCGGTCACACCCACCACGGACACCATCGCCAGGAAGCCCCGGCGTTCCTGGAACAGGCCGTCGTAGAGACCGAGTCCGACGCACAGGGCGAGCGCGGCCGCGCCGAACCACGCGGTACGGCGCCAGCCGCCGACCAGGCCGGCGAAGGCCGGGCCGAGGGAGGCCAGCGGGAGGAAGCCGAGGCCCGGCCCGGTGACGAGGTCGCCGACCGCGACCACCGCCATCACCGCGGCGGGCAGCCAGGTCAGCACCGAGAGACTGCGCTGCGGCTTCGCTGCGGCCATGGTCCACTCCAAGGGCGTCGCGGCTTTCGAGGGCCGCCTTCCGCAGGGGCCCCTCCCCCACCTTTGGACATCGCAAGGCTGCCAGGCAATCCCCTCGACGTGCCCGGCGCTTTACCCAATTGAGTCCGAGAACGGACATTTCCTGATCGGCGACAACCAACTGGCGCCGCCTGGTTGCCGATCACGGACTCCGGGCAAGTGAAGTGTGTAGGACCGGCCGCGCAAGATCTGCGGCGGCCCCGGTGCGGTGGCGCCGCGGGGATACCGGGTTGTCCTAGGAGGGGAAGTGATTCGCCATGCGTACGCATCGGCGTACCCATAGGCGTTCCGTACGCGTGGAGTACCTGCTGCCCGACGAGGCCGCGTCGGCCGGTCAGGCACGGAAGCTGACCTCGGAGTTCCTCGCGCGTTCCCGCCATCAGCTGGCACGGGTGGACGCGGAGCAGATCGACGACGCGACGCTGATCGTGTCCGAACTCGTCGCCAACGCGACCGAGCACGGCCGCGGCGAGTGCCGGCTGCGTCTCCAACTGTCCGACGAGCGTGTCACGGTCGAGGTCTACGACGACAACCCGACCCCGCCGCGCGTGCGGCCGATGACGGCCGAGGGCGAGAGCGGACGCGGCCTGGCCATGGTCCGCTGCCTGGCCCACCGCCTCGACGTCACCCCGCTCACCGGGGGCGGCAAGCGGGTGCGGGCGATCCTGGCCATCTGAACCGGCCTCGCGCGGGGTCGCTCAGCGGACGACCAGCGGCGGTACGACGGGTACCTCCGGGGCCGCGTCGATGTCGGCCCGCGTCATCCGGAACTCGACGGGGTACGCCTCGCGCCGGGTGCGGCGGTCGGGTTCGGTGGTGCGCCACATGTAGAGGCAGCGGACGCATTGGAGTACGTCCCATACGCCGGGGACCGGCGAGGTGGTCACGGTGTCGACCGTGTCGTGGGCGCAGCGGGGGCAGATCATGACGGGTGACTCCTGAGGTCGGGTCGGTGCGCTGGGCGTTCGGCGGGCTTCAGCGGGCGGCGATGAGGGCGCGCAGCCGGTCCGCCCATTCCGGGGTCTCGGGGAGGTCCCGTACGGGTGTGTCGAAGTGGCCCCTGTTGTCCGGTGCGACCGGGGTCGTCGCGTCGATGATCATCTTGCTGGTGATTCCTGGGGTGTTGGCGGCAGGTGCCAGCGCCATGACCGAGAGGTTGGGGACGATGATCACGTCGTCCTGGGGGTTCACCTTGGCGGACATCGCCCACATCACCTGGGGCAGGTCGAACGGGTCGACGTCCTCGTCCACCACGATGACCTGCGTGACGTAGCCGAGGCCGTGCGGTGTCGTCATCGCGCGCATGCCGACCGCCTTGGCGAAACCGCCGTAGCGCTTCTTCGTCGAGACGATCACCGCGAGGCCGTGGGTGTACATGGCGTTGACGGCCTGCACCTCGGGGAATTCGGCGCGGAGTTGCTTGAGGAGGGGGACGCAGGTGTTGGGGCCGACGAGGTAGTCGACCTCGGTCCACGGCATGCCGAGGTAGAGGGATTCGAAGATCGGGTTCGTGCGGTGGGAGACGCGGTCGATACGGATCGTCGGCATGCGTCGGCCGCCCGAGTAGTGGCCGGTGAACTCGCCGAAGGGGCCCTCGATCTGGCGCTGTCGGCTCTCGACCACACCCTCGATGACGACCTCGGAACCCCAGGGCACGTCGAAGCCGGTGAGTGGGGCGGTGGCGATGGGGGCGGGGGCTCCGCGCAGGGCGCCGGCCATCTCGTACTCGGACTGGTCGTAGCCCATCGGCATGCCGGCGACGATCGTGATGACCGGGTCGTTGCCGAGGGTGATCGCGATGGGCAGGTCCTCGCCCAACTCCTCGGCGGCGTGCAGGTGTTGGGCCACGTCGTG
This window of the Streptomyces sp. N50 genome carries:
- a CDS encoding chitinase, producing MPDHVAAPYFEAWTGESPAALAAASGNKYLTMAFLQTEAAGSCTAYWNGLPAQPISRSTFGEDIATIQARSGNVIPSFGGYSADTTNTELADSCTDVDAIAKVYESLVTTYGVSRIDLDIEADSINNTAGIDRRNKAIAKVQRWAQHTGRSVEFSYTLPTTTTGLAPNGVALLQNAVDNGARVDVVNIMTFDYYDGAAHDMAEDTKTAATGLHSQLAALYPKKNPAKLWKMIGVTEMPGIDDFGPAETFTTQNAVTVKKWAVARGINTLSFWALQRDNGNCVGTGGANNCSGIAQDTWYFSHTFKSFTRDFGDHH
- a CDS encoding LLM class flavin-dependent oxidoreductase, yielding MSTPTTPFDITLGLDTFGDVTNDTAGKPLTHGQAIRRLVEEGVLADQVGVDHFGIGEHHTEAMPLSAADVVLAAIAARTERIHLNSAVTVISSDDPVRVFQRYATLDGVSAGRAEVILGRGSSTESFPLFGYDLKDYEELFEEKVALFAELLKEKPVTWSGTTRAALDGVSVHPHSETGSIPTWIGVGGSPQSVVRTAQYGFSLMLAIIGGDVARFAPFSELFRRALAEFGHPARPIGVHAPGHVAATDEQAVEEFVPAFQQLIASVARERGFRTPTRESLMRDVGPGGALHVGSPETVARKIADTLKTLDATRFNLKYGITGMPHDALMTNIELYGTKVAPLVREMMRD
- a CDS encoding MarR family winged helix-turn-helix transcriptional regulator, which gives rise to MTTPEQPLRPMSPPEEELVRELARVMLVLPRAVDADMMREQRLPLSEYTTLMHLSEATDRRMRMSELANVCNLSLSGMTRVVTRLEIQRLVGRERCAEDARGWNAVLTDQGLARLQEAWPAHLSSVRRHVLDHVEAADLTRLLGVMRRIAT
- a CDS encoding PP2C family protein-serine/threonine phosphatase encodes the protein MAAAKPQRSLSVLTWLPAAVMAVVAVGDLVTGPGLGFLPLASLGPAFAGLVGGWRRTAWFGAAALALCVGLGLYDGLFQERRGFLAMVSVVGVTGAGIAAAVMRGRREAELASVRSIAEVAQRVLLRPVPLTAGPLQAAVSYTSAVAEARIGGDLYEVVASPHGVRVIVGDVQGKGLAAVETAAVVLGAFREAAHDEPDLVGLGERLERSVSRVLSDEKFVTAVLAEIGTDHEVLFLNYGHPPPMVVRRNGTADFPVPPSYAPPLGLGGAQGSENPKPFSVRFAPGEQLLLYTDGVTEARDGHGTFYPLGERAHLLKEPDAQSALDSLREDLVRHTAGPLHDDAAMLLLRYHGHATTTEEIPPGR
- a CDS encoding ATP-binding protein, with protein sequence MRTHRRTHRRSVRVEYLLPDEAASAGQARKLTSEFLARSRHQLARVDAEQIDDATLIVSELVANATEHGRGECRLRLQLSDERVTVEVYDDNPTPPRVRPMTAEGESGRGLAMVRCLAHRLDVTPLTGGGKRVRAILAI
- a CDS encoding non-oxidative hydroxyarylic acid decarboxylases subunit D translates to MICPRCAHDTVDTVTTSPVPGVWDVLQCVRCLYMWRTTEPDRRTRREAYPVEFRMTRADIDAAPEVPVVPPLVVR
- a CDS encoding non-oxidative hydroxyarylic acid decarboxylases subunit C, which translates into the protein MPYDDLRSFLDTLDKENQLLRITEQVLPEPDLAAAANAAGRIGEGAPALWFDNVKGFTDARIAMNVHGSWRNHALALGLPPDTSVREQVEEFARRWDAFPVAPERREDAPWRENTQQGADIDLFTVLPLFRLNDGDGGFYLDKAAVVSRDPRDPDHFGKQNVGTYRIEVIGRDRLAFQPVPMHDVAQHLHAAEELGEDLPIAITLGNDPVITIVAGMPMGYDQSEYEMAGALRGAPAPIATAPLTGFDVPWGSEVVIEGVVESRQRQIEGPFGEFTGHYSGGRRMPTIRIDRVSHRTNPIFESLYLGMPWTEVDYLVGPNTCVPLLKQLRAEFPEVQAVNAMYTHGLAVIVSTKKRYGGFAKAVGMRAMTTPHGLGYVTQVIVVDEDVDPFDLPQVMWAMSAKVNPQDDVIIVPNLSVMALAPAANTPGITSKMIIDATTPVAPDNRGHFDTPVRDLPETPEWADRLRALIAAR